Proteins found in one Maridesulfovibrio sp. genomic segment:
- a CDS encoding 4Fe-4S dicluster domain-containing protein, translated as MNKVSEINVCRGSGDEGCRFALFIDEDFAQRIEKTIDTSGWPEFLKNRFGEKISRHKMVSVSAAACPNGCSRPHIADIGLIRSCVPVIEHEGCVGCEECVRNCPDEAMQMVDGKIVITREKCLVCGYCVNVCPTEVISCSRSGWRFLVGGRLGRHPRLATELPGVFTSDEALDLISRCMKIWMENYVDGKRFGWVMERVGHDKLLLE; from the coding sequence ATGAATAAAGTCTCTGAAATAAATGTCTGCCGCGGGTCAGGTGATGAAGGATGTCGTTTTGCCTTGTTTATAGACGAAGATTTTGCGCAGCGTATTGAAAAAACAATCGATACCAGTGGTTGGCCGGAATTCTTGAAAAATAGATTCGGGGAGAAAATTTCCAGGCATAAAATGGTTTCAGTCAGCGCGGCAGCATGTCCGAACGGATGTTCCAGACCGCATATTGCAGATATCGGGTTAATACGGTCCTGTGTGCCAGTTATCGAGCACGAAGGCTGTGTGGGCTGTGAGGAATGTGTGCGTAACTGTCCTGATGAAGCTATGCAAATGGTCGACGGAAAAATCGTTATTACCCGTGAGAAGTGTCTGGTCTGCGGATATTGTGTTAATGTCTGTCCCACCGAGGTCATCTCCTGCTCCCGCAGTGGCTGGCGTTTTCTGGTCGGAGGCAGGTTGGGCCGTCATCCCCGTCTGGCTACTGAACTGCCCGGTGTCTTTACCAGTGATGAAGCACTGGACCTTATTTCCAGATGCATGAAAATATGGATGGAGAATTACGTGGACGGCAAACGTTTCGGCTGGGTCATGGAACGGGTCGGGCACGATAAACTTCTGCTGGAATAA
- a CDS encoding 4Fe-4S binding protein: protein MTTLLFISFAYLMLGAHALRGGDYGLVFFILGAAGLAFSRERWAGNITGVLLGCGSLLWLEKGAALIALRVNTGGEWIRLALIMGALYSFTLFVCVYCFSPSGRARFNRAEEQGWFRASIFLLAALLLEITRNKVHFPILLADRFFPGWGRAEIFLLAFYASWLGGRMYKPEGAKAMRPRIWALFSLVFFGQLLLGLSGFEQFLMTGKLHLPVPALIAAGPVYRGSGFFMPILFTVSVLLVGPAWCSHLCYIGAWDDQCSRIGKLRPAKDFNSRLIWVRLVLLVLVVLCAWAMRAAGVSSFFAVWSAALFGLLGIMIMLFISRRMGMMIHCTTFCPMGIVSNLLGRISLWRMKISADCCKCMKCSRACRYGALQPKDIEAGRPGLSCTLCGDCISSCSGSSLGYSLPFINAGTSRRVFLVMVIALHALFLGVARI from the coding sequence ATGACAACACTTTTATTTATATCTTTCGCTTACCTGATGCTGGGCGCGCATGCACTGCGTGGCGGCGATTACGGTCTTGTCTTTTTTATCCTCGGTGCGGCGGGACTGGCGTTCAGCCGGGAGCGATGGGCCGGTAATATCACCGGAGTATTGCTGGGTTGCGGATCGCTTCTCTGGCTGGAAAAGGGGGCTGCGCTGATAGCTCTGCGGGTAAATACCGGAGGAGAATGGATCAGGCTGGCTTTGATTATGGGGGCGTTGTATTCCTTTACACTTTTTGTCTGTGTATATTGTTTTTCCCCATCCGGGAGAGCGAGATTCAATCGCGCTGAAGAGCAGGGCTGGTTTCGGGCTTCCATCTTTTTGCTGGCTGCCTTGTTGCTGGAAATTACCCGCAACAAGGTGCATTTCCCCATTCTACTTGCGGACCGTTTCTTCCCGGGGTGGGGCAGGGCGGAGATTTTCCTGCTGGCCTTTTATGCTTCGTGGCTGGGCGGCAGGATGTATAAGCCGGAAGGGGCGAAGGCTATGCGTCCGCGCATATGGGCTTTGTTTTCGCTGGTCTTTTTCGGACAGCTACTTCTCGGCCTTTCAGGATTCGAACAATTCTTGATGACTGGAAAGCTGCATCTTCCCGTGCCTGCTCTCATCGCCGCCGGACCGGTTTATCGCGGTTCCGGTTTTTTCATGCCCATCCTTTTTACTGTGTCAGTTCTTTTGGTGGGTCCGGCGTGGTGCAGCCATCTTTGCTATATCGGAGCATGGGACGACCAATGTAGCCGCATCGGTAAATTAAGGCCGGCAAAGGATTTCAATTCCCGGTTGATCTGGGTTCGGCTCGTATTACTGGTGCTGGTAGTTCTTTGCGCGTGGGCAATGCGGGCAGCGGGAGTTTCCTCTTTTTTCGCAGTCTGGTCCGCGGCTCTGTTCGGTTTACTGGGCATAATGATCATGCTGTTTATCTCACGCAGAATGGGGATGATGATCCACTGCACGACTTTCTGTCCCATGGGGATAGTTTCCAATCTGCTGGGACGTATCTCTTTGTGGCGGATGAAGATTTCCGCTGATTGCTGCAAATGTATGAAGTGCAGCAGGGCCTGTCGCTACGGCGCTCTTCAACCGAAAGACATCGAAGCCGGACGTCCCGGTCTTTCCTGCACTCTTTGCGGCGATTGTATTTCGAGCTGCTCCGGCTCCAGTCTTGGTTATAGTTTGCCCTTCATAAATGCCGGTACTTCTCGCAGGGTTTTTCTGGTGATGGTTATAGCCTTACATGCTCTTTTTTTGGGAGTGGCGCGTATTTAA
- a CDS encoding ferredoxin, with product MGRTVVVDVDLCIGCEACVEECPDVFSMGPGDLAQVINPEGADEKCIESAMEMCPVNCIIWED from the coding sequence ATGGGTCGTACTGTAGTTGTTGATGTTGACCTTTGTATCGGCTGCGAAGCCTGTGTTGAAGAATGTCCCGATGTATTTTCCATGGGCCCCGGAGATCTGGCCCAGGTTATCAACCCTGAAGGAGCTGATGAGAAGTGTATCGAATCAGCAATGGAGATGTGTCCTGTTAACTGTATTATTTGGGAAGATTAA